The genome window AGCGGCTCGGAGTCCCCTCCGTCTGTATCAGTATTGCGTTGTGCTTTTCGTGGACCTTTTCCTCAACAAACCGGGAGAACATAGCGTCCTTTTCAATAACTATAACCTTGTCTGCAGTTGTGTCAAGTAGCTGGGAGCTTGTGAGACTGCGTCCAATGGGCGCCCCATCGGGATTATCTGTGAGATTCTTCACTCGCCCTTCGTAGGCAGGTGGGAATGTATATTGGATGTTTAGGTCTCCAAAGATGGCGCCCCTATCCTTGGGGTAGATATTCAAGGACTCCCGGGGGATATTCAAGGCTACCTCGAGGTCGGTGATTATATAGTCCGACTCCGTTTGGCCTGAAAACTCAATGTCCCTTTGACCCCTGGCAGAGTAGTAGACCTCCCTGAGGGTACTGGTCTTTTTGAGGCGGACGAGCTCCCTAGCAAACCACGCCGTCCATAAAAACTGGGTAAAGGGCCGGATGTTCTTAACGTTCCGGCTGTGCCGACGGACCGTTCTATCGCCAAGTATAAACTGGCGGACCTCGTTGTCATACCTAATGTTATCGGAGCTCCTGCTCTGCATCATAATCCAGGGAAACTCACGATTCTGGATCTGCTCATAGATAAGGGCTCCCAGCTGATTGAGGCTTGTTTCCATGGTTTCTCTCTTTCGCTCTGCATCATTGATAACTTCATCCGTCAATGGTAGAGACCTCATTGATTTTTTTCTTCACATCAGGGATCTTTCCACCAACCGCTATAAGTAGAGGCTTGATGTCAGGGGGGGTCTCCTTGTCGGAGAGCTTTGTGGAGAACTCTGCTATCTTGGGAAGATATTTGGCGAATATATCCAGCCTCCGC of Candidatus Bathyarchaeota archaeon contains these proteins:
- a CDS encoding DNA topoisomerase IV subunit A, which encodes MTDEVINDAERKRETMETSLNQLGALIYEQIQNREFPWIMMQSRSSDNIRYDNEVRQFILGDRTVRRHSRNVKNIRPFTQFLWTAWFARELVRLKKTSTLREVYYSARGQRDIEFSGQTESDYIITDLEVALNIPRESLNIYPKDRGAIFGDLNIQYTFPPAYEGRVKNLTDNPDGAPIGRSLTSSQLLDTTADKVIVIEKDAMFSRFVEEKVHEKHNAILIQTEGTPSRSARMVIQRLNQNMGLPVYIFTDGDPWGLHIAMVIISGSAVAAHLRGLTTPDAKWIGVWGTDVLKYKLPTENLTEKDLKRLIELKKDPRYVDNLWQREIDIFLKMGKKAELEAFSALGLTYIVDEYLPEKLASI